One Cryptomeria japonica unplaced genomic scaffold, Sugi_1.0 HiC_scaffold_135, whole genome shotgun sequence genomic window carries:
- the LOC131051955 gene encoding patatin-like protein 2 codes for MSNQELLPIDVSGDVGARILSVDGGGVRGLIPVQLLKFLEKQLQKLDGEDARLADYFNIMAGTSTGGLITTMLATPDPNDHKHNRPFSTQKIEDFYLKNASLIFPQPSKWNIFHGIFGPKYNGKHLVDILEQEKFHERRLCDTATNLVIPTFDIKTQFPTIFASHEAKVDPLKNPHLMDVCLSTTAAPTYFPSHQFTTNSSDGKTQVFNLVDGGVAANNPTLIAMNLVTRAVHQDTRIVDKKEHLDHFIVLSLGTGLEEGIEWDAKKAATWGSLKWITHDGRTPLIESIMNASSDMVNIHTALMLHHVKENYLRIQEWQLKGSEAKMDLSTDENLRNLVKKGQELLDKPVRSLNLETGRPETVKNDCTNRMALTKMAERLSKEKKLRDKRSASSALSMNGHSVGINI; via the exons ATGTCGAATCAGGAGCTTCTTCCAATCGATGTCTCGGGGGACGTGGGTGCTAGAATCCTGAGTGTCGATGGAGGAGGAGTACGGGGTCTTATTCCTGTGCAATTGCTCAAATTCTTAGAGAAGCAGTTGCAG AAATTGGATGGGGAAGATGCCAGACTAGCAGATTATTTCAATATAATGGCAGGTACCAGCACTGGAGGTCTCATCACCACAATGTTAGCCACTCCAGACCCGAATGACCACAAACACAATCGTCCTTTTAGTACCCAGAAAATTGAAGATTTCTACTTGAAGAATGCGAGTTTGATATTTCCTCAACCAAG CAAATGGAATATTTTTCACGGCATTTTTGGTCCCAAATACAATGGCAAACATCTGGTCGATATCTTAGAACAAGAGAAATTTCACGAAAGACGGCTGTGTGATACGGCTACTAACCTGGTGATACCCACCTTCGATATCAAGACGCAGTTTCCTACAATTTTCGCCAGTCATGag GCGAAAGTAGATCCGCTGAAGAATCCACATCTAATGGACGTATGCCTCTCCACAACTGCAGCTCCTACCTATTTTCCATCTCACCAGTTTACAACAAATTCCAGTGACGGAAAGACCCAAGTTTTTAACTTAGTAGATGGAGGAGTAGCGGCTAATAATCCT accttgatagcaatgaacttaGTCACTCGAGCAGTTCATCAGGATACAAGAATAGTCGACAAAAAG GAGCACCTTGACCACTTTATTGTACTTTCTCTTGGAACGGGATTAGAAGAGGGTATTGAATGGGACGCAAAAAAGGCTGCCACATGGGGAAGCTTGAAGTGGATTACTCACGATGGAAGAACGCCTCTCATAGAATCTATCATGAATGCAAGTTCAGACATGGTCAACATTCATACAGCTTTGATGCTCCATCATGTCAAAGAAAACTATCTTAGAATCCAG GAATGGCAACTAAAAGGAAGCGAAGCAAAGATGGACCTCAGTACGGACGAGAACCTGAGGAATCTTGTGAAGAAAGGCCAGGAACTATTGGATAAGCCTGTTAGAAGTTTAAATTTGGAGACTGGGCGTCCTGAGACAGTGAAGAACGACTGCACAAACAGGATGGCATTGACTAA AATGGCTGAACGACTCTCCAAGGAGAAGAAGTTGAGGGATAAACGGAGCGCATCTTCTGCACTTTCTATGAATGGCCATAGTGTTGGAATAAACATCTGa